The following DNA comes from Papaver somniferum cultivar HN1 chromosome 4, ASM357369v1, whole genome shotgun sequence.
TAGAAAGTCCTATAATTTCGACGACTCTTTGTAAAACGTCGTACTAATGTTTCCATATGATTTTAGACTACCCTTTGTATGAGTAGTAAATATTTTTCGAAATTACTCAAAACATTAACACGACTCTTGGAAAATGAAGTGGTATCATGTAGATACAACTCTTTCAAATGTTGTCATATCTTGTGTAACAACTTTTATCATTTGTTGTCAATAAATTTTCACAAAATTTGATCTTAGTAGTATGATATTGTTTCACGACTCCTGAATACTGAATTGGTATCATGTAGATACAACTCTTTCAAATTTTGTCATATCTTGTGTAACAACTCTTATTTATGGTCGTGGTTCTTTCTTAACAACATTTCTTAACAGTTATGCCCAAACCCCTAAtgtgcaaatatatatatatatatatatatatattataaattTAGGAATTCACATTCAAATTGAAAGACAGATAATTTAatttaacttaaattaatattgaaAGCTTAACTTTAAATATCTCAATTGTAACCTTGACTTTAAATTCAGTAATTAAGGTTCCACACTAAAACCTTAACAAAAGACATCAAAATATATATCCCAAAACATATACCCTAAACAAGCTCTAAATGGGTTAACGGAGACCCAAAATGCATCCAGTAATTGTATAAAGGTTCCACACCTGAACCTTGACAAAAGGCACCATTGTTAACCGACTACGTTATGTGTGTATTTGATCACAacaggattcaagtgttgttgtgcaggtatttgaaggaaatagaagatttgaaaatgaagaagaaataattcttattagttttcgtattttGTGAATTTAGTGCACAGATATTTATAGGATGGAATctaactagaatcagtttatctttgatagatctgattgattagttgcgtgagatcagtATTATCTATAGTTTCTATTTGAGATCTATAAcaattgagtgcgaatctaaacttgattatttcggtagttattggataaattgatctaaccagacaaaggagtttattaaattaaacataagagcctttgtcaacaactcacatatcttgttgtgtcttttactttgttttccacATCATAATTGTTACTATAATTAAGTAAAAcacacaagtacgttaactccgtaatacttgatatttATCGTATAGAGTTTCAGTTatttctgaacctattatcaagtgcacactttgttgttgtattctctcgatctcgtatgcgtgtgaaccgaattgtcgtattgccTCAACTTCCTCCATAGAGTATCACATTcggaagaggacttataggttgataaataaaagattgtggtgtatttgggtaccctcatcttttcatgtttAATCGTCCGGGCAAGACCTCTATGTTTCTCGAGATTGAGTCTTCAGGGATGAGACATAGTCTTTGTTTAATATCTTCTATATGTCTTGATAAGGGCTCATGCGAACATCCGTTGTAAATTTTCCGTTGAGATCTATTCTTCTAGGAGATGGTCAACCGGACTTGAGAGTAGTATACACCTTCAGGGACTGGGGGAGATGTATCTTGTCATTCATTCATCACGGCCGACTCTGACACATGGGGCAGCTTGTTGAGCTATCTTTTTTATAGAAGAGGCTTTGACTGAGGGAGATGCTAGTAGGCGTCTGGATGAGTAGCATGTGGCCTGGATCAACAGTCTCGGATCTTTCCCTTGTTAACTTCAGTGACAGTAGTTGGTTGCGGCTATATACCGAGTAATGAAGTTTTATATGAATTATTGGCCTCACGAGTATCGTTTCGGATTTATTTTCCCTTGATAGTTTCGGTTGCAAAGATATTCTCCTTCCCCATCTTGGGTGAACTAAGATCCTATCGTAAAATGAAGTTGGATGGTCTTTGGTGCAATTGATCTAGAGGATCACTGATACTTGGTTGTAATTGCTAGGTCAAGTTCCTCTTATTTATGACAAAACGGATGTTAAGATAGCATATGGACCTGCAGTTTTGAAGCTTCGGATAAGTATGAGATTTCGCCGAGCATCATCTTGGAAATTAGTCTTGTCTGATACTTTGTTGCTTTCTGGTCATGATCCTCTAGAGCAGGAAGAACGACAAGTTATATCTTGGATGGATATGGTAGTCTGTGAAAGTAGGCGACTCTACACCGTTTTTATTAGGTCATGAATTTTTTTGGAGCCTTTCCAAGTTTTTGCTAAGTTTATCCTGTAGATGACGGAAAGACAAATCCGACGGAAAAAGAACGAGGTCAATCGGATACataatgaaagagttataagtaaaatagtaaagtgaagtaaacttcccgaGTCCCCTGTCATCAGATTGAGGTCCCTTGATCTAAATTAATTTTGGCCAAATATTCATCGGAATCTTAAAGTTTAGATCATCATATGATCCTTGATAGCGGTGAGGTCGGCTGGATGGTTGCTCCTTTGCCGTGTCGCGTTTGTAACGAGCTTCATCTTCTCAGGTGAGGTCGAATGTAGACAGACCGGATTCCGTCCGTGCTATTCTCAAGATTTTTAGTACTCTTTCTTTAGGAAACGTGTACTCGATCTAGATTTGTTGGATCTTTTCCTACTGGTAACTCTAAAGGCGTTTAAATTAGTCTGGATATCGATCTGAGATTTTTCAAGATTTTGTTGAGTCCCCAGGAGATCGACTTGGTCCTTACCCAATATTTAAAGGATTAGTAGCATATTTTCATGGAAATAGGTTATTGACACGTTTTAGGGAGAGATCCAGGTGATCCGGGAAGCATCAACCTATTCATTAAGGTCAAACACTCGTCTGAACTGCTGGTAAGGATATAACTCTCTCGGCTAAATATGTAATGGATTTACACAAGATAAAACAATGGAACATTTTTTATGTTTGGATTGGTGGAATCGGCTTCCTTCCTAATGGTGACCGTGATTGAGATATGTAGCTAAGTGGAaaacctcccactatggtcgccaaaatgtagtcACCTAAAATTGGTGAAAGGCTAAAgttggattctagggtttctgaaagtgaattACGAGAGGTTGAGAACGAACAGTCTCTGCCTAAACCACacacagtggccgttcaaaggctcACATGGAAGAGGTTAGGGGTGGTCTTAGGAAGAAAAGCAGATGAAGAGTGCGATCAGATAATTCTAggatttgaagaagaattgctctgagagtTTATGAGAAATTTTGTGTCAGCTTGGATTCTAGGGTATCTGAAAGTGAATTACGAGAGGTTTAGCACGAACAGTCtatgcctaaaccacgcacaacggccgttcaaaggctgcttcagtcacatggaagAGGTTAAGggtggtcttagggagggaagcagatgaagagataGATCAGATAATTCTAAGGTTTGAAGAATAATTGCTCTAAGAATTTATGAGAAATTTCTatgttagcttggagaaatagaagTCTTGTTTATAGATGAATTCTcgaatctcaggtcggtgaagatagggATTGCTTGTCATGCGGGGCGTttttcccgtctcttcaggaatatatatatatataaattaggttgagtttatctctttattccaccgcctttactctcttatgTGGTGAGAAATAAGCCGAGTATTTATCACGcgtgccgtagactgccagatcaaaaccctaattgatatcctcccatttgtgtgaaggggagtcagcctttgtgattaTATGTTGAGAGAGAGagattctctttagccgagttggcaaagatagagagatattcttgatttatgagaatgactaggatgagtcacatgAAAAGGCATGAAATGCCTTAGAAATCGTGTGTAGAGTTTGATAAGAGCTGAGGTtgatctccctctctccatggctggtcacatatgtcatgtggaTAACGTATTATTGCTTGGgagtccctttgttgagcatgcgtaGCTCAAGATaagttatccacgtttttggacaGACGTGCACAATTCAATCCCAATTTACTAGCCATGAATGTGTTTGAGACACTGAAAAAGAGGCCCGAGGCCTAAATAAGGCTTGTGCCTAAGTCTTATACTTGCATAAGACTCTTCAGAAGAGATGGCTCAGCTCGGATGAGGTAATCTGAGATTTGGCCGACGCAGCTGGGGCTGTCTGAGATTTGGCCGACACGTATGGAGCTTTCTGAGCTTTGGCTGACGCGTCTGGAGTTGTCTGTTTGTCCGACGGGTATGGAGTCATCTAAGAGTTGGCTGGCGCGATATATTGTGTTCGAGACTTGGCCAAGGCGATGAAATCTCTCCGAAGTCAGCTGAGACATGTTTGGGGAGAGAAAAGAAAGCTTGCACGCCTGATAATGTCTCTACGAGACTTCGACTCACTTGTATTTGACCAgcatatcttgcagagatgtgttaGGAATCAATTATGTTTGTATTTATGGGGCCGACATAACCAGTATATCTcagaaggatgttctaggagtctgtcgaaagagccagaggcagaataaccagcgtatctcgctggcatgtcctaggaattattctGAAGCCTCGGTAAGTCTAGTCAGAGCCTAGAGtaaacatgaccagtgtatctcgcgatgatgtactaggaatcggTTCTTGATCTCAAATaaggtgagtcgtgcttacagggtCATAAGTCCGCGagggacgtttttacgcatctacagagcctacatgacatgtagtatctcgcggggatgtatactaggaatcatggcatcacaatcagctgcgtctcgcgaagacatgctggaatagtggctgttctggttcataagtgtatcggggacgttttacgctccatagaacctacgtgaccagcaataTATCGTtaaggatgtgcgctaggagtcaTGGCATCACGACCAACAGTGtttcgcggggacgtatactagaaatcgtggctatgggtgccttgaggaccaagggcttagTCTCTCTCGTAAGAGTTGAGTTTGTCTATGGTCTTGAAATAGTAAAATAATATTTCACCATCTACACTAGGTCCCACTcctatttctttttaatataaaatcttTTGTAGGATAGAGTTTGAAGTTTAAAATATTGGATTAGGTGAGATAAAGTAGGATAAAGTGAGATAAAAATAGTAAAATAATATTTGGGAAACAGAAAATTGTACTGGGCGGGTGGGAAGAGCCGCAGGCGGTTGGTGAAGATCCTCCCGCTGATTTTGTTAATCTGCGCGGATTTAGTCGGATCGCGCGGTTCTACATCAAACGCGCGTCTCTTCATCGTCCACACTCAACAAACCaataaatttgttggtttgttcactcgtttttcatgtttgttgagtccatattgggagcaaaatgaacagacTCCTTAGGAATTGCCGTTTAAGGACAATTGTCAGCTCTTTTACACGCGGGAATGGTCATATCCGTGTCAAATTAACTACTTAATCATTTCAGATGGAAAAGTTAACATAATAGGGCGCTTTTTCAGAATTTGAAAACTCGAGGCATGTCCCCAAGATGATCCCTCAGTTTAGGGCATTTCTCCAAGTTTTCCGTGTTATTATCTAGTTGGATTATTCTAGTTGTTCTCTTTTCTTGTTATGAAACCGGTCATTCATGCAATGCAACATATGCTGATTGTTTAGgaaagaaataaatattttactCAATCTATTCTTAAAAACTAGACTCTGATTAAATTGTAAAACCTTTCCACTCATCTCTTCCTACTTCTTAAGTCCATAGACTCAGACTTCACTCACCGAAAATACTGAGCTAAGTCTTGAACTcttatattctttttcttttgagcAAAGTCTTGAATTCTTGATCAGGTTAGTTAGGGTACTAATCATGGCTGCCCGAGCAATTTCGTCGCTTCTTTTCCGATCCCCCTCAAGAATTAGTACTTCGATTCTGTCGCCTTTGAAAGCAGGTTTGTCCATGTGTTGAATAATAATAACACTGTCTTTTCTGCGATatatttgattaattagttattctGATTCTATTGTTATCATCACTTTGTTTCTAGCTAATTCTAATTCATTTAGTAGCTCGCTAGCTTATATTATTTCCATAAAATAGAGCTACATGAATAAAGAAGTATAGGTGGGTGAAATCTGTTTTCTTGCAAATTTATGTACCCGCCGTTGAACTCGTGTACTAGTACTGCACTATGTTAGTTAACTGCGGTTATGTATTAACTGTCTTTTACGGGGGTTCGCAGAATGCAAAGAGCAACACGAAATGAAAACAAAATTGGGCGGTACTCATTATCGAGCACCCCTGTTGTACTTTATACATCGATAGTGAGTGACCTAACAAGAGgaggatttctttttttttttttttctggtggAAGCATATTTCATGTTGATCCAAAATGGATGAGTATGGATCACGAGTCTTGTTAGTTGTCTTTTATCTCATCAGTCAAGTTGTCTTTGTCTGGTGTGCATTTTTATCAACATCACTAATTTATGGGTAATTAAGCATGATGTAACGGTTGGTATGAGTGCGACTCTCTGATCTCCACTCTTCTTTCACCTAGTAGAACTCACAGTCAGATTAACTGATATCGAAACAAACGGAATACTCATCTTCATATTTAACTCCTAAAAAGTAGTCTTAAAAACAAACTTTTAGaataaacaacaagaaaaacaataGAAAAAAGAAATTTTCCCTGAACTTGTACATCCTTTTTTCACTGATACAGATTCTCACTTCTTAGTTATCTTAGAGTGCAGTCTCAGTGAAAAGACTGTTTCTAGCAAGAGCCATGGCAACTAGGAAAGTTTCTTCCCTTCTCTCTAAAACCTTTGGTACTTCAGTACTTTCCTCACTAAAAGGTTGCTACCTTTTTGATTCCTTTCTTTTTGAGTTTATCTATCATGGGTTTCTTTTGCTCTTTTCATTTGTTggtaaaaatcaaaaataaataattggtGATAACGTTTTTTTTATTCAAGTTGATACTGAAATTTGATGTATGTGCTCATCATACTGTGCTGTTATGTTTATTGTTTAGATGAAAACTTAAAGAAATTGTGTTGAATCAATAGATTCATGAATCTTGCAAAAGTAAGATCCTTACTTAGACTTTCTGGTTAAGTTTTTAATTTGTTATAAATAATTTTTTAGGGAAGAATATCAACTTGGGAAGAAGTGTTAGTAGATATAGTACTGCTGTTGCACTTGAAGAACCAATTAAACCACCAGTTGAAGTAAACTACACAAAACTTCTTATCAACGGGGAGTTTGTGAATTCTGCTtcaggtttgatttttttttttttcaattatcaTTCCTTTTTGTAATTGTTTCTTCAATTAATCAAGAATCAAGACATAAATTCAATCTTTGTCTCCCCACACACAGGAAAAACTTTTCCGACTCTTGACCCTAGGACAGGGGATGTTATAGCTCATGTAGCTGAAGGTGATGCTGAAGATATCAATCGGGCGGTTGCCGCTGCTCGCAAGGCATTTGATGAGGGCCCATGGCCAAAGATGACAGCTTATGTAACTGCTCTTGATTTTAATTTCTTAGTTTCTACTTTACCTTTGTCTGCCAAGAATTTGGATGATGGGATTGGAAGAGCACAATTAGATTGTTTTATCATTCTTTACATTGTTTGCCTTTACAGGAAAGGTCAAGGGTACTTTTGCGCTTTGTGGATTTGATTGATAAACATACTGATGAACTTGCAGCACTTGAGACGTGGGATAACGGAAAGCCCCATGCACAGGCCGCTAAGGTTGAAGTGCCAATGTTCTCACGTCTATTTAGATATTATGCTGGTGAGTTAAATTAAATTTTACTTACTGTTAACTGTAATCACTTTTTTATTTGGATAATTGTTTTAAGATTTTCTTCCGCTTGAAACGTACCAGGATGGGCGGATAAGATTCATGGTCTCACAGTTCAGGCTGATGGTCCGTACCATGTGCAAACCCTACATGAGCCTATTGGAGTTGCTGGACAAATTATTCCATGGAATTTTCCACTTCTCATGTTTGCTTGGAAGGTCGGACCTGCCTTGGCTACTGGTAACAGTATTGTCCTAAAGACAGCAGAACAAACACCATTGTCTGCTCTCTATGCGGCGAAGCTGCTCCACGAAGTGGGTTCTCTTAATTCATTTGCAGTAGTTTATTCTTCATTTCTTACTGCATGCTTTAGGAATCTTATTTCTGTATTGTTCATTGCAGGCCGGCCTTCCTGAGGGTGTCCTGAATGTCATTTCTGGATTTGGTCCTACGGCTGGTGCAGCACTTGCTAGTCATATGGACGTCGACAAGGTTTGTTTTGCTATATCTTAGGAAGAATATATATCAAAATTTGTAGAGAACGCAATAGTTTGTTCTCTCAAGTATAACATAGAAGTCCGACTTCTTTGCAGCTTGCTTTCACAGGATCAACTGCAACCGGCAAGATTGTTACTGAACTGGCTGGTAGAAGCAACCTTAAGCCAGTGACTCTAGAGCTTGGAGGGAAATCTCCATTCATTGTATGTGAAGATGCCAACATTGACAAGGCTGTTGAaactgcccactttgctctgttCTTTAACCAGGTACGTTTGTCTAATGGAATTTTTGCATGAACTAAGGGACAAGCTTACATAGAAATGGATTACCAAATTTCAAGATCCTAAATGTGATTTGTCTACAGGGACAGTGCTGCTGTGCTGGGTCTCGTACTTTTGTACATGAAAAAATTTATGACGAGTTCATAGAGAAATCAAAGGCTCGTGCTATGAAACGTGTTGTTGGTGATCCCTTCCAGAAGGGTGTCGAACAAGGTCCTCAGGTGAATTATCTCTACCTTGAAAGTTTCATATTGAAAAGATCAAGCCACTTGGTTGGTTTTGTAGTTTGTCACCATTTCTTCTAGAGTGTTTCTATACTAATCGAGAGAGCAACACGGATCAGCTCAGTTTAAAAAGCTTGTTCAGCTAGGCGTTTCCTTTATTATCTGGGATATTTCACTGATATTGTTGCATTCCCCAATGAATATATCAGATTGATTTAGAGCAATTTGAGAAGGTTATGAATTACATAAAATCTGGTGTTGAAAGTGGGGCAACCATTGAAACTGGTGGTGCAAGATTTGGCGATAAGGGTTACTATATTCAGCCTACCGTCTTCTCAAATGTCCAGGTATCATATGCTATTTCCGCCACATTTAAGCAGTCGTCCTATTTTGCCACTATAATCGCCTTCCAAACTGACAAAATCGAACGTCTACGGAGTTAGGATAACATGTTGATTGCGAAGGATGAGATCTTTGGACCTGTGCAGAGCATCTTGAAATTCAAGTAAGCTTTAACCCCTCAGTATATTTCATCTCATTGCTTATAACACATTCCTTATTCTTCACTTACATATCATTTTCTTTTTCCATAATTCCAGAGATCTTAGTGAGGTAATCAAAAGATCGAATGCAATAAATTACGGTTTGGCTGCAGGAGTTTTCACCCAGAACCTAGACACAGCAAATACCCTGACGCGTGCATTGAGAGCAGGAACTATATGGATCAATTGCTTCGATGTTTTCGATGCGGCAATTCCTTTTGGTGGATACAAGATGAGTGGGCATGGCCGAGAGAAGGGAGTTTACAGTCTTAATAACTATTTGCAAGTGAAAGCTGTGGTTACTTCTTTGAAAAACCCAGCTTGGTTATAAGTCTAGTATCCTCTGCTTCTCTTGTCTGGGATGTTTTTCGTCTATGATGCAAAGAATTATACTTATCAACTAATAAAGGCTTGTGTGTTTTTTCGTTTCTCTCGGCTTATTTTATGGTGTTTTAGCAAACTCTAGAATTGCTTCCCATTCT
Coding sequences within:
- the LOC113276422 gene encoding aldehyde dehydrogenase family 2 member B4, mitochondrial-like, with product MATRKVSSLLSKTFGTSVLSSLKGKNINLGRSVSRYSTAVALEEPIKPPVEVNYTKLLINGEFVNSASGKTFPTLDPRTGDVIAHVAEGDAEDINRAVAAARKAFDEGPWPKMTAYERSRVLLRFVDLIDKHTDELAALETWDNGKPHAQAAKVEVPMFSRLFRYYAGWADKIHGLTVQADGPYHVQTLHEPIGVAGQIIPWNFPLLMFAWKVGPALATGNSIVLKTAEQTPLSALYAAKLLHEAGLPEGVLNVISGFGPTAGAALASHMDVDKLAFTGSTATGKIVTELAGRSNLKPVTLELGGKSPFIVCEDANIDKAVETAHFALFFNQGQCCCAGSRTFVHEKIYDEFIEKSKARAMKRVVGDPFQKGVEQGPQIDLEQFEKVMNYIKSGVESGATIETGGARFGDKGYYIQPTVFSNVQDNMLIAKDEIFGPVQSILKFKDLSEVIKRSNAINYGLAAGVFTQNLDTANTLTRALRAGTIWINCFDVFDAAIPFGGYKMSGHGREKGVYSLNNYLQVKAVVTSLKNPAWL